In a genomic window of Micromonospora cremea:
- a CDS encoding sterol carrier family protein yields MSSPYSKSTAVAAALSALDEGRTPERPVLREAVRSLLAGLAERAPGRSVEVRVPPYGAIQCVPGPRHTRGNPPNVVEMAPDTWLALATGRIGWAEAVTEGRIQVSGVRADLSAYLPL; encoded by the coding sequence GTGTCCTCTCCGTACAGTAAGTCCACCGCCGTTGCGGCGGCGTTGTCGGCGCTCGACGAGGGGCGTACGCCCGAAAGGCCGGTACTCCGGGAGGCGGTCCGGTCGTTGTTGGCGGGCCTCGCGGAGCGCGCCCCCGGCCGATCGGTGGAGGTGCGCGTCCCACCATACGGGGCGATCCAGTGCGTTCCCGGCCCTCGACACACCAGAGGAAACCCGCCAAACGTGGTCGAGATGGCCCCGGACACCTGGCTGGCGCTGGCCACGGGGCGAATTGGTTGGGCCGAGGCGGTCACCGAGGGTCGCATCCAGGTGAGCGGGGTCCGAGCGGACCTCTCGGCATACCTGCCCCTCTAG
- the purF gene encoding amidophosphoribosyltransferase, producing MPRGDGRLSHDLDPQRPGPQDACGVFGVWAPGEEVANLTYFGLYALQHRGQEAAGIAVSDGSGVVVYKDLGLVAQVFDEPTLASLRGHLAIGHARYSTTGASNWENAQPTIRSTSSGTTIALAHNGNLVNTTELEKEVAERGLVADGSTNDTSLVTMLLASRPDLSVEAAALEVLPQLRGAFSFVFMDESTLYAARDPHGVRPLVLGRLERGWVVASETAALDIVGASVVREVEPGELIAIDEDGLRSTRFASPEPKGCLFEYVYIARPDATIAGRNVHAARVQIGRQLAKEHPVEADLVIPVPESGTPAAIGYAEASGITYGAGLMKNPYVGRTFIQPSQTLRQLGIRLKLNPLRENVRGKRLVVVDDSIVRGNTQRAIVRMLREAGALEVHVRISSPPVSWPCFYGIDFATRAELLANGLDNDGIRRSIGADTLGYVSLSGLIAATEQPKTRLCRACFDGEYPIELPAGNLIGKHVLEGVGRRVANSAPEAPHTNGPLVATPGGVTANRP from the coding sequence GTGCCCCGAGGCGACGGCCGGCTGAGCCACGACCTTGACCCCCAACGACCCGGCCCCCAGGACGCCTGCGGCGTCTTCGGTGTCTGGGCCCCCGGTGAAGAGGTCGCCAATCTGACCTACTTCGGTCTATACGCACTGCAACACCGCGGCCAGGAGGCGGCGGGCATCGCGGTGAGCGACGGTTCCGGCGTGGTGGTCTACAAAGACCTCGGCCTGGTGGCCCAGGTCTTCGACGAGCCCACCCTGGCCAGCCTGCGCGGCCACCTGGCGATCGGGCACGCCCGCTACTCCACGACCGGCGCCTCGAACTGGGAAAATGCCCAGCCGACGATCCGGTCGACGAGTTCCGGCACGACCATCGCCCTGGCCCACAACGGCAACCTGGTCAACACCACGGAGCTTGAGAAGGAGGTCGCCGAGCGCGGCCTCGTCGCGGACGGCTCGACGAACGACACGTCGCTGGTGACCATGCTGCTGGCCAGCCGTCCGGACCTGTCGGTCGAGGCGGCCGCGCTGGAGGTGCTGCCGCAGCTGCGCGGCGCGTTCAGCTTCGTCTTCATGGACGAGTCGACGCTCTACGCGGCCCGCGACCCGCACGGCGTACGCCCGCTGGTGCTCGGCCGGTTGGAGCGCGGCTGGGTGGTTGCCAGCGAGACCGCGGCGTTGGACATCGTCGGCGCCAGCGTGGTGCGCGAGGTCGAGCCGGGCGAGCTGATCGCGATCGACGAGGACGGGCTGCGCTCGACCCGGTTCGCGTCGCCGGAGCCGAAGGGCTGCCTCTTCGAGTACGTCTACATCGCCCGCCCGGACGCCACGATCGCCGGGCGCAACGTGCACGCGGCGCGGGTGCAGATCGGCCGGCAGTTGGCCAAGGAGCACCCGGTCGAGGCCGACCTGGTGATCCCGGTGCCCGAGTCGGGCACCCCGGCCGCGATCGGCTACGCCGAGGCGTCCGGCATCACCTACGGCGCCGGCCTGATGAAGAACCCGTACGTGGGGCGCACCTTCATCCAGCCGTCGCAGACCCTGCGCCAGCTCGGCATCCGACTCAAGCTCAACCCGCTGCGGGAGAACGTCCGGGGCAAGCGGCTGGTGGTGGTGGACGATTCGATCGTCCGCGGCAACACCCAGCGGGCCATCGTGCGGATGCTGCGGGAGGCGGGGGCGCTGGAGGTGCACGTCCGCATCTCCTCCCCTCCGGTCAGCTGGCCGTGCTTCTACGGCATCGACTTCGCCACGCGGGCGGAGCTGCTGGCCAACGGGTTGGACAACGATGGCATCCGGCGATCCATCGGTGCCGACACGCTGGGTTACGTCTCGCTTTCTGGCCTGATCGCCGCGACCGAGCAGCCGAAGACCCGGCTGTGTCGGGCGTGCTTCGATGGGGAGTACCCGATCGAGCTGCCGGCTGGCAACCTGATCGGCAAGCACGTGCTCGAAGGGGTGGGCCGACGGGTCGCCAACTCGGCACCGGAGGCCCCGCACACCAACGGCCCGCTCGTCGCCACTCCGGGTGGCGTGACCGCCAACCGCCCGTAG
- the purM gene encoding phosphoribosylformylglycinamidine cyclo-ligase, with amino-acid sequence MTHVSERSGAGSSPTGAGGDRQLWTAGAGRQARKRSVSYADAGVSIDAGDRAVELLKSKVRQTRRPEVLGDLGGFAGLFRLDTTKYKNPILASSTDGVGTKLVIAQQMDIHDTVGIDLVAMVVDDLVACGAEPLFLLDYIATGEVVPDKVAEIGAGIADGCRYAGCALLGGETAEHPGVLRPDEYDISATGVGVVEEDDILRPDRVEVGDVVIAMRSSGLHSNGYSLVRHVLLGAARMRLDIVIDDFGRQRTLGEELLTPTKIYAKDCLKLIAEAEVRALAHVTGGGIPGNLVRVLPEHVDAVVNRSTWKPQPVFDLIQSKGRIDDPEMESTFNMGVGMFAIVSAEDADRALATLTGRGVEAWQAGEIIEGTGNVQMVGQHTRG; translated from the coding sequence GTGACGCACGTGTCCGAGCGCAGCGGCGCAGGAAGCAGCCCGACCGGTGCCGGCGGCGACCGCCAGCTCTGGACGGCCGGCGCCGGCCGTCAGGCGCGCAAACGCTCGGTCTCGTACGCCGACGCCGGGGTCTCCATCGACGCGGGCGACCGCGCGGTGGAGCTGCTCAAGTCGAAGGTGCGCCAGACCCGTCGCCCCGAGGTGCTGGGCGACCTCGGCGGCTTCGCGGGCCTGTTCCGGCTGGACACCACGAAGTACAAGAACCCGATCCTGGCCTCCTCCACGGACGGGGTGGGCACCAAACTGGTGATCGCCCAGCAGATGGACATCCACGACACGGTCGGCATCGACCTGGTCGCGATGGTCGTCGACGACCTGGTGGCCTGCGGTGCCGAGCCGCTCTTCCTGCTCGACTACATCGCAACCGGCGAGGTCGTACCGGACAAGGTCGCCGAAATCGGCGCCGGTATCGCCGACGGCTGCCGGTACGCCGGCTGCGCGCTGCTGGGCGGGGAGACCGCCGAGCACCCCGGCGTGCTCCGCCCGGACGAGTACGACATCTCGGCGACCGGCGTCGGCGTGGTCGAGGAGGACGACATCCTCCGCCCGGACCGGGTCGAGGTGGGTGACGTGGTGATCGCCATGCGCTCCTCCGGCCTGCACTCCAACGGCTACTCGCTGGTCCGTCACGTGCTGCTCGGCGCGGCCCGGATGCGGCTGGACATCGTGATCGACGACTTCGGTCGGCAGCGGACCCTGGGTGAGGAGCTGCTCACCCCGACCAAGATCTACGCCAAGGACTGCCTCAAGCTGATCGCCGAGGCCGAGGTGCGGGCACTGGCCCACGTCACCGGTGGTGGCATCCCCGGCAACCTGGTCCGGGTGCTGCCGGAGCACGTCGACGCGGTGGTCAACCGGTCCACCTGGAAGCCGCAGCCGGTCTTCGACCTGATCCAGTCGAAGGGCCGGATCGACGACCCGGAGATGGAGTCGACCTTCAACATGGGTGTCGGCATGTTCGCCATCGTCTCGGCGGAGGACGCGGACCGGGCGCTAGCCACGCTGACCGGCCGTGGGGTCGAGGCGTGGCAGGCCGGCGAGATCATCGAGGGCACCGGCAACGTGCAGATGGTTGGCCAGCACACCCGCGGATGA
- the amcA gene encoding multiple cyclophane-containing RiPP AmcA yields MPETTSHRRPERGADDAPDGVAERVREVAPGLVALLQEAEDARRLRAEVPGGGGTSAVCAWNHFENIPTFYNWNNRPR; encoded by the coding sequence ATGCCCGAAACCACCAGTCACCGGCGACCTGAACGCGGAGCGGATGACGCTCCGGACGGAGTCGCCGAGCGGGTGCGGGAGGTGGCCCCAGGGCTCGTCGCGCTCCTTCAGGAGGCCGAGGACGCGCGGCGACTGCGGGCGGAGGTGCCGGGCGGGGGCGGCACCAGCGCCGTCTGCGCCTGGAACCACTTCGAGAACATCCCGACCTTCTACAACTGGAACAACCGACCGCGCTGA
- a CDS encoding 2-phosphosulfolactate phosphatase, whose protein sequence is MAAAVYGQPGSGARFDWGLTGAAELGRVCAVLVVVDVLSFTTSVEVAVGRGMRVHPFPWGEQAAEYALRVGAVAAVGRRRVTAEHPWSLSPAALSTAPVVADLVLPSPNGSAISAAASATGLPVVAACLRNARAVGHWLRRQGYGTTDAPIGVIASGERWPDGSLRPSVEDQLGAASVLDALSGVPGGLSVEAAMALAALASTPDVPAAVRGSVSGRELTEGGFAGDVDVAVRVDVSDVVPLLRHGVFSAA, encoded by the coding sequence TTGGCGGCCGCCGTCTACGGCCAACCCGGCTCGGGTGCCCGGTTCGACTGGGGGTTGACCGGGGCGGCCGAGCTGGGTCGGGTCTGCGCGGTGCTGGTGGTGGTGGACGTGCTCTCGTTCACCACCTCGGTGGAGGTGGCGGTCGGCCGCGGCATGCGGGTGCACCCGTTCCCGTGGGGTGAGCAGGCCGCCGAGTACGCGCTGCGGGTCGGCGCGGTGGCCGCGGTGGGCCGTCGGCGGGTGACGGCGGAGCATCCGTGGTCACTCTCGCCCGCCGCGCTGAGCACCGCGCCGGTGGTGGCGGACCTGGTGCTGCCCTCGCCGAACGGCTCGGCCATCAGCGCCGCCGCCAGCGCCACCGGGCTACCGGTGGTCGCGGCGTGCCTGCGCAACGCCCGCGCCGTCGGGCACTGGCTGCGCCGCCAGGGGTACGGCACGACGGACGCCCCGATCGGCGTGATCGCCTCCGGGGAGCGGTGGCCGGACGGCTCGCTGCGCCCGTCGGTGGAGGACCAACTCGGCGCGGCCAGCGTGCTCGACGCGCTCTCCGGTGTGCCGGGTGGGCTCTCGGTGGAGGCGGCCATGGCGCTCGCCGCGCTGGCCAGCACCCCCGACGTGCCCGCCGCGGTGCGCGGTAGCGTCTCCGGCCGGGAACTCACCGAGGGTGGCTTCGCCGGGGACGTCGACGTCGCCGTCCGGGTCGACGTGTCGGACGTCGTTCCGCTGCTCCGGCACGGCGTGTTCTCCGCCGCCTGA
- a CDS encoding DUF3073 domain-containing protein codes for MGRGRAKAKQTKVARELKYHSPNTDLTALQRELAGAGKSEHHFDDDSKEFVDDDDEDHADDDPDPWIRPTR; via the coding sequence ATGGGGCGCGGCCGTGCTAAGGCCAAGCAGACGAAGGTGGCCCGGGAGTTGAAGTACCACTCCCCGAACACCGACCTCACCGCCTTGCAGCGTGAACTGGCGGGTGCTGGTAAGTCTGAGCACCACTTCGACGACGACTCTAAAGAGTTCGTCGACGACGATGATGAGGATCACGCGGACGACGACCCGGATCCCTGGATCCGTCCGACCCGCTGA
- the purL gene encoding phosphoribosylformylglycinamidine synthase subunit PurL has protein sequence MTTHPDPVRDTPEAYSAPAQPTEPRPAQPAAPATAPAQPAAVDWTESVDTVPRAGGTPGELQPYSELGLRDDEYDRIRQILGRRPTQSELAMYSIMWSEHCSYKSSKVHLRQFGEKAPHSDRLLAGIGENAGVVQVSDELAVTFKVESHNHPSFVEPYQGAATGVGGIVRDILAMGARPVAVMDPLRFGAADHPDTARVLTGVVAGVGGYGNCLGLPNIGGELVFDPSYQGNPLLNALCLGVLPVNRLQNKAAAGPGNVVVLMGAKTGRDGIGGVSVLASATFDEGSEQRRPAVQVGDPFTEKLLIEACLELYDGQLVVGIQDLGGAGLTCALTETAAAAGTGMRVWLERVPLREPSMDPHEILASESQERMLLVVEPDKLDAVLKTAEKWGVLATAIGEVTAPEADGSPGRLLITWQDHLVVDVPPGSLVDDGPVYARPMREPADLILLQADRAETLPRPADPEALRETVLRMIASPNLADKTWVTEQYDRYVLGNTVLAQPEDGGVIRIDERTGLGVALSVDGNGRYARLDPYNGTKLALAEAYRNVAVTGAKPIAVTNCLNFGSPEDPGVMWQFAEAVRGLADGCLELGIPVTGGNVSFYNQTGAAAIHPTPVVGVLGVLDNVADRVPMGFVPRAGGDHDQLYLLGETNVELSGSEWAWVTHEHLGGIPPQVDLAREKALADLLAEAARVGHLTSAHDLSDGGLAQSLVESCLRRGVGARIAVPEHFAGGSMPFVYLFSESAARALVSVPRGHDKAFAALCAERGVPFELIGVTDPAGGALEVHGQFRIGLDELRAAHTETLPRLFGGAAAAEVPAPAAGVAGAVEAVPLPVAQAEPVDVAAVVSEPIASAGPVPQAGSVEPVAEAPASPVEHTEPAGPGGSSEADSGVTEPSPDER, from the coding sequence ATGACCACCCATCCGGACCCGGTACGGGACACACCGGAGGCGTACTCCGCCCCGGCGCAGCCGACCGAGCCGCGCCCGGCGCAGCCCGCCGCCCCGGCGACCGCTCCCGCCCAGCCGGCCGCCGTCGACTGGACCGAGAGCGTGGACACCGTGCCGCGCGCCGGAGGCACTCCGGGAGAGCTCCAGCCGTACAGCGAGCTGGGGCTCCGCGACGACGAGTACGACCGCATCCGGCAGATCCTCGGCCGTCGGCCCACTCAGTCCGAGCTGGCGATGTACTCGATCATGTGGAGCGAGCACTGCTCCTACAAGTCGAGCAAGGTGCACCTGCGCCAGTTCGGTGAGAAGGCCCCGCACAGCGACCGGCTGCTTGCCGGCATCGGCGAGAACGCCGGCGTGGTGCAGGTCTCCGACGAGCTGGCGGTGACCTTCAAGGTCGAGTCGCACAACCACCCGAGCTTCGTCGAGCCGTACCAGGGTGCGGCGACCGGCGTCGGCGGCATCGTCCGGGACATCCTTGCCATGGGCGCCCGCCCGGTCGCGGTGATGGACCCGCTGCGCTTCGGTGCCGCGGACCACCCGGACACCGCCCGGGTCCTCACCGGCGTGGTCGCCGGCGTGGGTGGCTACGGCAACTGCCTCGGCCTGCCCAACATCGGCGGTGAGCTGGTCTTCGACCCCTCCTACCAGGGCAACCCGCTGCTCAACGCGCTCTGCCTGGGCGTGCTGCCGGTCAACCGGTTGCAGAACAAGGCCGCCGCCGGCCCCGGCAACGTGGTCGTGCTGATGGGCGCCAAGACCGGCCGGGACGGCATCGGCGGCGTGTCGGTGCTGGCCAGCGCCACCTTCGACGAGGGCAGCGAGCAGCGCCGCCCCGCCGTGCAGGTCGGCGACCCGTTCACCGAGAAGCTGCTGATCGAGGCGTGCCTGGAGCTGTACGACGGCCAGCTGGTGGTCGGCATCCAGGACCTCGGCGGCGCCGGGCTGACCTGCGCGCTCACCGAGACCGCCGCCGCGGCCGGCACCGGCATGCGGGTCTGGCTGGAGCGGGTGCCGCTGCGTGAGCCGTCGATGGACCCGCACGAGATCCTGGCCAGCGAGTCCCAGGAGCGCATGCTGCTGGTCGTCGAGCCGGACAAGCTCGACGCGGTGCTCAAGACCGCCGAGAAGTGGGGCGTGCTCGCCACCGCGATCGGCGAGGTCACCGCGCCGGAGGCGGACGGCAGCCCGGGCCGGTTGCTGATCACCTGGCAGGACCACCTGGTGGTCGACGTGCCGCCGGGTTCGCTGGTCGACGACGGCCCGGTCTACGCCCGGCCGATGCGTGAGCCGGCCGATCTGATCCTGCTCCAGGCCGACCGGGCCGAGACGCTTCCTCGCCCGGCCGACCCGGAGGCGCTGCGGGAGACCGTGCTGCGCATGATCGCGTCGCCCAACCTGGCCGACAAGACCTGGGTCACCGAGCAGTACGACCGCTACGTGCTGGGCAACACCGTGCTCGCCCAGCCGGAGGACGGCGGCGTGATCCGGATCGACGAGCGGACCGGGCTCGGCGTGGCGTTGTCCGTGGACGGCAACGGCCGGTACGCCCGGCTCGACCCGTACAACGGCACCAAGCTGGCGCTGGCCGAGGCGTACCGGAACGTGGCGGTGACCGGCGCGAAGCCGATCGCCGTGACGAACTGCCTCAACTTCGGCTCCCCGGAGGACCCGGGCGTGATGTGGCAGTTCGCCGAGGCCGTACGCGGCCTGGCGGACGGCTGCCTGGAGCTGGGCATCCCGGTCACCGGCGGCAACGTCAGCTTCTACAACCAGACCGGCGCGGCGGCCATCCACCCGACCCCCGTGGTCGGCGTGCTGGGTGTGCTGGACAACGTCGCCGACCGGGTCCCGATGGGCTTCGTCCCGCGCGCCGGTGGCGACCACGACCAGCTCTACCTGCTCGGTGAGACCAACGTCGAGCTGTCCGGCTCGGAGTGGGCCTGGGTGACGCACGAGCACCTCGGCGGCATCCCGCCGCAGGTCGACCTTGCCCGGGAGAAGGCGCTGGCCGACCTGCTGGCCGAGGCCGCCCGGGTCGGTCACCTCACCTCGGCGCACGACCTCTCCGACGGTGGCCTCGCCCAGAGCCTGGTCGAGTCCTGCCTGCGCCGCGGCGTCGGCGCCCGGATCGCGGTGCCGGAGCACTTCGCCGGCGGCTCGATGCCGTTCGTCTACCTGTTCAGCGAGTCGGCCGCACGGGCGCTGGTGTCGGTGCCGCGCGGTCACGACAAGGCGTTCGCGGCGCTCTGCGCCGAGCGGGGGGTGCCGTTCGAGCTGATCGGCGTCACCGATCCGGCCGGCGGCGCGCTTGAGGTGCACGGCCAGTTCCGGATCGGCCTGGACGAGCTGCGTGCCGCGCACACCGAGACGTTGCCGCGCCTCTTCGGCGGCGCTGCCGCCGCCGAGGTGCCCGCACCGGCCGCTGGCGTGGCGGGGGCGGTCGAGGCCGTGCCGCTGCCGGTCGCGCAGGCCGAGCCGGTTGATGTTGCGGCGGTGGTCTCCGAGCCGATCGCGTCGGCCGGCCCGGTCCCGCAGGCCGGTTCCGTCGAGCCGGTCGCCGAGGCCCCGGCGAGCCCGGTCGAGCACACCGAGCCGGCCGGGCCCGGTGGGTCGTCCGAGGCTGACTCCGGTGTCACCGAGCCGTCGCCTGACGAGCGCTGA
- a CDS encoding carboxypeptidase-like regulatory domain-containing protein — MSTHRRAWKQRAGVVVALVASALLAVPATPALAAEPGVQITNLSSGSLTSGQRATLSFRVTNNNIKLGSENSDSVTVKVSTSFGELSCNGRCDFTEEIDRGSSKAYSVELVAGNVAAGDTKSGKVQISASAGDDSGSAERDVTVRGPEQQQAQTVKSVSGKVVVQANGDAVPNAVVMLLDSGGKRHDTTSDGSGNFRFTGTTANPIAPGRLELGASFDNVLGRKTINASAGQSVTGQRVSLALKVEVTPSPTPSASAEATPSEEPVEEGTEEEPTEEASVAAPANASNEEDGSSLSSYLIILLGGLLVAAGVGTIVLLWMRRKENGDEDDDLAGAGAAGAVPAARGGFRGADDQTRVVNRPVGAPDPTMVGGAALSEAPTMMHRPVVDDVPPDPYGAPAQPYGAAGQQSWGGAGYGDEPASGGYGAGGYGNAPASGGGYGTAATPDGGYGAGAAGDGYGAAPGSGAGYGGAPASGGGYGGAPASGGGYGSAPSSGGGYGSAPSSGGGYGSRDYTAPAGAAGYPPAPAGGPAYGERFDEPTGRYTGDSTQYPAPADPYATGVYQPEQGQGYGQSDTAPYGGRAAEPTGGYGQQAGGYDQGGGYGQQAGGYNQGGYGQEPPPQRGGGYDDRGYDQGGGYGQQAGGYDQGGYGQEPPPQRGGGYDDRGYDQGGYGQQAGRARPADSPPPTERGGRRLDWLDD, encoded by the coding sequence GTGTCAACACACCGACGTGCCTGGAAGCAGCGGGCCGGTGTGGTCGTAGCGCTGGTTGCCAGCGCTCTGCTCGCCGTCCCCGCCACACCAGCCTTGGCCGCCGAACCCGGCGTACAGATCACTAACTTGTCTTCGGGCTCTCTGACCAGCGGTCAGCGCGCCACGCTGTCATTCCGAGTGACCAACAACAACATCAAGCTTGGGTCGGAAAACTCCGACTCGGTGACTGTCAAAGTCAGCACCTCTTTCGGCGAACTCAGCTGCAACGGCCGCTGTGACTTCACCGAGGAGATCGATCGCGGCAGCTCCAAGGCCTACAGCGTCGAGCTTGTAGCCGGGAACGTCGCCGCAGGCGACACGAAGTCCGGCAAGGTCCAGATCAGCGCAAGTGCCGGCGATGACTCCGGCAGCGCCGAGCGGGATGTCACTGTTCGCGGCCCCGAACAGCAGCAGGCGCAGACCGTGAAGTCGGTCTCCGGCAAGGTGGTCGTGCAGGCCAACGGCGACGCGGTGCCCAACGCAGTCGTGATGCTCCTGGACAGCGGGGGTAAGCGCCACGACACCACCAGCGACGGCAGCGGTAACTTCCGCTTCACCGGCACCACCGCCAACCCGATCGCGCCCGGGCGGCTCGAGCTGGGCGCCAGCTTCGACAACGTCCTCGGCCGGAAGACCATCAACGCGAGCGCCGGGCAGTCTGTCACCGGCCAGCGGGTCAGCCTGGCCCTCAAGGTCGAGGTGACGCCGAGCCCCACGCCGTCCGCCAGCGCCGAGGCCACCCCCAGCGAGGAACCGGTCGAGGAGGGCACCGAGGAGGAGCCCACCGAGGAAGCCAGCGTGGCCGCCCCGGCGAACGCCTCCAACGAGGAAGACGGCAGCAGCCTCAGCTCGTACCTGATCATCCTGCTCGGCGGTCTGCTCGTCGCCGCGGGTGTCGGCACGATCGTGCTGCTCTGGATGAGGCGCAAGGAGAACGGCGACGAGGACGACGACCTGGCGGGTGCCGGGGCGGCCGGCGCGGTGCCGGCGGCCCGGGGCGGATTCCGCGGGGCCGACGACCAGACCCGGGTGGTCAACCGACCCGTCGGCGCACCCGACCCGACGATGGTCGGCGGTGCGGCGCTGAGCGAGGCGCCGACGATGATGCACCGCCCGGTGGTCGACGACGTCCCACCGGACCCGTACGGCGCGCCAGCGCAGCCGTACGGCGCGGCGGGCCAGCAGAGCTGGGGCGGCGCCGGCTACGGCGACGAGCCGGCATCCGGCGGGTACGGTGCCGGCGGCTACGGCAACGCCCCCGCCTCGGGCGGCGGCTACGGCACGGCGGCCACCCCCGACGGTGGCTACGGCGCCGGCGCGGCCGGTGACGGCTACGGTGCCGCGCCCGGTTCCGGTGCGGGCTACGGCGGCGCACCGGCCTCCGGTGGCGGCTACGGCGGCGCACCGGCCTCCGGTGGCGGCTACGGCAGCGCGCCCTCCTCCGGCGGCGGCTACGGCAGCGCGCCCTCCTCCGGCGGCGGCTACGGCAGCCGCGACTACACGGCCCCGGCCGGTGCGGCCGGCTACCCGCCGGCTCCCGCTGGCGGCCCGGCCTACGGCGAGCGCTTCGACGAGCCGACCGGCCGGTACACGGGCGACAGCACGCAGTACCCGGCTCCGGCCGACCCGTACGCAACCGGCGTCTACCAGCCGGAGCAGGGCCAGGGCTACGGTCAGTCCGACACCGCCCCGTACGGCGGTCGCGCGGCGGAGCCGACCGGTGGCTACGGCCAGCAGGCCGGCGGCTACGACCAGGGCGGCGGCTACGGACAGCAGGCCGGCGGGTACAACCAGGGCGGCTACGGCCAGGAGCCCCCGCCGCAGCGCGGTGGCGGCTACGACGACCGGGGCTACGACCAGGGCGGCGGCTACGGACAGCAGGCCGGCGGGTACGACCAGGGCGGCTACGGCCAGGAGCCCCCGCCGCAGCGCGGTGGCGGCTACGACGACCGGGGCTACGACCAGGGCGGCTACGGCCAGCAGGCCGGCCGGGCACGGCCGGCGGACAGCCCGCCGCCGACCGAGCGGGGCGGTCGACGCCTCGACTGGCTGGACGACTGA
- the amcB gene encoding cyclophane-forming radical SAM peptide maturase AmcB: MRGLATVPSYVVMQPTTLCNLDCAYCYLPFRAADRRMPVPVAEAVAAAVNPWAAAGRFSVVWHGGEPLAAGREWLADLIAPFGPEVEHHVQTNATLIDDDWCAFFAEHDVRVSVSVDGPRERNGDRVNRGGQPAYDRIMRGVDALRRHGLPFSALAVVSRPEPGLAAELYDYFLGLGCDVLGINIEETEGVNTRDNRHDRAAVTTFWAELVAVWRREPRIHLREIEWSLRYAAAVLDDSADEVLPRRLDPIPTIGHDGSVTVLSPELAGFTDPHYGDFSSGNVLTTPLAEILTGAGATPWVGEFLAGVEACRASCPYFGFCGGGHAANRYFELGRFDGTETEHCRNSKIRLLEGVLEHARNHQSPAT, encoded by the coding sequence ATGCGTGGTCTGGCCACGGTCCCGTCGTACGTCGTCATGCAGCCCACCACCCTCTGCAACCTCGACTGCGCGTACTGCTACCTGCCGTTCCGCGCCGCCGACCGGCGGATGCCGGTGCCGGTGGCCGAGGCGGTGGCGGCGGCGGTCAACCCGTGGGCGGCGGCCGGCCGGTTCTCGGTGGTCTGGCACGGCGGGGAGCCGCTGGCGGCCGGCCGGGAGTGGCTCGCCGACCTGATCGCCCCGTTCGGGCCCGAGGTCGAGCACCACGTGCAGACCAACGCCACGCTGATCGACGACGACTGGTGCGCCTTCTTCGCCGAGCATGACGTGCGGGTGAGCGTGAGCGTGGACGGGCCCCGGGAGCGCAACGGCGACCGGGTCAACCGGGGCGGCCAGCCTGCGTACGACCGGATCATGCGCGGGGTGGACGCGTTGCGCCGACACGGCCTGCCGTTCTCCGCGCTGGCCGTGGTGTCCCGGCCGGAGCCGGGGCTCGCCGCGGAGCTGTACGACTACTTCCTCGGCCTGGGCTGCGACGTGCTGGGCATCAACATCGAGGAGACCGAGGGGGTCAACACCCGGGACAACCGCCACGACCGGGCGGCGGTGACCACGTTCTGGGCCGAACTGGTGGCGGTCTGGCGCCGGGAGCCCCGGATCCACCTGCGCGAGATCGAGTGGTCGCTGCGCTACGCGGCGGCGGTGCTCGACGACTCGGCGGACGAGGTGCTGCCCCGGCGGCTGGACCCGATCCCGACCATCGGGCACGACGGCTCGGTGACCGTGCTCTCCCCGGAACTCGCCGGCTTCACCGACCCTCATTACGGCGATTTCAGCAGCGGTAACGTGCTGACCACCCCGCTGGCCGAGATCCTCACCGGTGCCGGGGCGACCCCGTGGGTGGGCGAGTTCCTGGCCGGGGTGGAGGCGTGTCGGGCGTCCTGCCCCTACTTCGGCTTCTGCGGCGGTGGTCATGCCGCCAACCGCTACTTCGAGTTGGGGCGGTTTGACGGTACGGAGACCGAGCACTGCCGCAACAGCAAGATCCGCCTATTGGAGGGAGTGTTGGAGCATGCCCGAAACCACCAGTCACCGGCGACCTGA